The Dehalococcoidia bacterium genome contains a region encoding:
- a CDS encoding IPT/TIG domain-containing protein: MKVKVLAALLALSFLTALILPAVAHAESLVLTPTSGTVGSEVNIPAFCQYGEGEYFLYWGDSNQLIQQGTMSKSSCQPLTFKVPQSPRGKQLVTLKMGSKTFQKEFTVKGTISLGVKKGMVGSEVAVQGDGFDARETGIKIIFNSNEVASGIEANAGGSWLYTLKIPASSKGNHSVSASGATTPSTEIKEQIFTVTPSFSINPNSGWVGRVVTVSGAGFGGGETNIAVIYDDLVVKTNISADLNGAWQSSFSIPASSKGTHQVDARGATTTLEDVPDAVFTVSPGIKVEQASGRLGDIINVGDTLYVNGVGFQENETNIKVTFDDTQAVGGITTDAHGSWSTQFTVPPSTKGEHVVDAFGDATRADDVSQYIVVITPELAINPVSGSVGENTLLTGSGFGASQALTITYDARQVESSATTDGKGSFSTSFKPPSSSAGSHLVTVSDATQAVASTTFTIESIAPAAPSPVSPAAGTKIGLFENKPIDFKWSVVEDPSGVTYSFEMSQKADFSGSVVRKEGLAEPEYIMPSSEKPQAGDYFWRVKAIDLAGNAGEWSQSQFISFTGFDFWPIVGIIAGLVVVGLIIWRVRAISKKGGWSSS; encoded by the coding sequence ATGAAAGTAAAGGTGCTGGCGGCTTTACTTGCACTTTCCTTTTTAACAGCACTGATACTGCCGGCCGTTGCGCACGCGGAATCGCTGGTGCTGACCCCGACCTCCGGGACAGTCGGCTCGGAGGTTAATATACCCGCTTTCTGCCAGTACGGCGAGGGGGAGTACTTCCTCTACTGGGGAGATTCCAACCAGCTTATCCAGCAGGGCACCATGTCAAAGTCCAGCTGCCAGCCCCTGACCTTCAAGGTGCCCCAGTCGCCGCGCGGCAAACAGCTGGTCACGCTCAAGATGGGCAGTAAGACCTTCCAGAAAGAGTTCACGGTCAAGGGCACCATCTCCCTGGGCGTTAAAAAAGGCATGGTGGGCAGCGAGGTGGCCGTCCAGGGTGACGGCTTCGACGCCCGTGAAACAGGCATTAAAATAATCTTTAACAGCAACGAAGTCGCCTCCGGCATCGAGGCGAACGCCGGCGGGAGCTGGCTGTATACGCTCAAAATCCCCGCCAGCAGCAAGGGCAACCACTCTGTCTCGGCCAGCGGGGCCACCACACCCTCCACTGAGATCAAGGAGCAGATCTTCACGGTAACGCCGTCCTTCAGCATCAACCCCAACTCGGGCTGGGTAGGACGCGTGGTCACTGTTTCGGGCGCCGGCTTCGGCGGCGGCGAGACCAATATCGCCGTGATCTACGACGACCTGGTGGTCAAGACTAATATCTCAGCCGATCTCAACGGCGCGTGGCAGTCCTCTTTCTCCATCCCTGCGTCCTCCAAGGGCACGCACCAGGTGGACGCCAGGGGCGCAACCACCACCCTGGAGGATGTCCCCGACGCCGTATTTACGGTATCGCCCGGCATAAAGGTCGAACAGGCCAGCGGCAGGCTGGGCGACATCATCAATGTCGGGGACACGCTCTACGTAAACGGAGTCGGCTTCCAGGAGAATGAGACCAATATCAAGGTCACCTTCGACGACACGCAGGCTGTGGGCGGTATCACCACGGACGCGCACGGCTCATGGTCAACCCAGTTCACCGTGCCCCCCTCTACCAAAGGCGAGCATGTGGTCGACGCGTTCGGCGACGCCACCAGGGCCGATGATGTCTCGCAATATATTGTCGTCATTACACCCGAGCTGGCGATAAATCCGGTGAGCGGCTCGGTGGGCGAAAACACGCTGCTCACGGGCAGCGGGTTCGGCGCCAGCCAGGCACTGACCATAACCTACGACGCCAGGCAGGTGGAAAGCTCCGCCACAACGGACGGCAAGGGCAGCTTCAGTACCAGCTTCAAACCGCCTTCCAGCAGCGCGGGCAGCCACCTGGTGACTGTAAGCGACGCCACTCAGGCCGTGGCTTCCACAACCTTCACCATCGAATCCATCGCCCCGGCGGCCCCATCCCCGGTTTCGCCCGCGGCCGGCACCAAGATAGGACTCTTCGAAAACAAGCCCATAGACTTCAAATGGTCCGTCGTCGAGGACCCCAGCGGCGTCACCTATTCCTTCGAGATGAGCCAGAAGGCAGATTTCTCCGGCTCGGTGGTGCGCAAGGAAGGGCTGGCCGAACCTGAGTACATCATGCCCTCCAGCGAGAAGCCTCAGGCGGGGGATTACTTCTGGCGCGTGAAGGCGATCGACCTGGCCGGAAACGCCGGTGAATGGAGCCAGTCGCAATTCATCTCTTTCACCGGCTTCGACTTCTGGCCCATCGTGGGGATCATTGCCGGACTGGTCGTGGTGGGGCTGATCATATGGCGCGTCAGGGCCATCAGCAAGAAAGGCGGCTGGTCGTCATCCTAA